The genomic window GATGCCGACGATCTGGAACGCCAGGTCGAAGCTGGCGACCTCGAGGAAGGCCCCGCCGATGGCATAGGCAACGAGGCTCGCCTGCATCATGCTGGCCAGGTCCGCCGCCCAATAGAGGCCGTTTCGCCGGGCCTTCCTGCGCGTATCCCAGAAGCTGAAGAAGGCGGCGGCATAAAGGAAGAGGAACAGGAACAGCCCCACGTAGCCGTGTTCGCCCAGCACCTCGAAATAGATGGAGTGGGAGGCGCGCAGCTTGATGCCTTGGGGCAGATAGCCCGCGGCCACGGCGCGGTTCTTGTAGGCGCGAAAGCCGATGCCGAGCGGGTGGTTGTCCGCCAGTTCGATGCCGTAGCGCCACATATGCAGGCGGCCCATGGCCGAGCCGTCTTCCTGGTAGGTTTCCACCGTTTCCATGCGTTCCCGCCAGGAATCCGGCATGAAGCTAATGGTGAAGACGACCATGATGCCCGCCGCGCATAGGAGGCCAAACCGGTGGCGCGAGGTGAGGATGAGCCACAGGCCGACGAGGGCAATGGCGATGAGGCCGCCGCGCGACTGGGAGCCGATGACCGCGACCGATGCCCCCAGCATCAGGCCCAGCGCGCCGAGGCGCAGGATCTTGTGGGGCGCGTGGATGTGGAGATAGCGGAACAGCGGCACGCACATCACCAGCGCCAGCGCCAGGTCGTTACGGTCCTGAATGAAGGTGCCCATGGGGCCCATCACGTTGAACTGGCCGCCGGTGGCAAGCGTGAAGGCCCCGCCCTTCAGCGCGTAGAAGCCGAACGAGCCGCCAATGGCCATCATCAGCGCGATCATGCGGTGCCGGGTGGTGATGAGAATGGGCACCATGAGGCCCAGCAGCATGGCCTTCATCACGTTGGACAGCTTGCCCGCCGCCAGTTCCACGTCGGCGGCGAAGACGGTGGTGATGCACACCCACAAGGCATAGAGGATGAACGGGATCAGTACCGGGTGGGCCGGAAAGCGTTTCTTGTCCCGCGAGAACAGGGCCGAGAGGATGGTGGAGCCCGCCACCACGTCGAGGAACGGAAAGCGGGTGGCAAAGCCGTAGACCAGCCGGTGTGGGTACATGAACGACAGCCACGACCAGGCCAGCACGCCGACGAAGGCGCGCTTGAAGATCAGCGGCACCACCGCCATCACCACGATCGCTACGAACAGGCTGCCCAATGGCCCTCTCCCGCTGGAGTGACGCCGCCCTGGCCGGCGCAGAACCCTGGCAGGCAGGCGCGCCCGCGCCGCTGCCGGTTTGCCCGATCATCGTGTTGCGTTTCCGGATGCACGTGTTTGCGCGTCCCCCTGGTTCGCAGGTATGCTATCATCGTTTTCGCTGCAACAGCGGAGTTTGTGCCCTAGATATGGTTCGATGCGCCGCCGGGGCGCTTGCGCCCGGACAAAACGGAAGCGCGCTCGTGCCGCGCGAAAGGGGGCGCGAGACGGGAAGGGAGGGAGAAAACCATGACCACCATTGCCATCGCGCTGACCTGCATCGGCTTGTATGTCCTGTTCGTCTGGGCCATCCGCGAGGATAAGCCGGACTCTTCGGAAAAATAGACGGCCCCGGCCGAAGGTCGAGCCTCAGTTCGGTTTTACCCGGCGTTTCCGCCTCGGGTCGCGCCCGCTTCATCGCCTTGGGAGCCTGATTTCGCCTGCGCTCAGGCCGGTATCGCCTCGCGTGCGGCCATTGCCTTGGCGGCGGCGCGGCATTCCCTGAGGAAGGCGGCCTTGGCGGTGGCCGGGCTGCAGGTGTGGTCCGCCCCGCCGATGCGCTGCACCGTCACGTTCGGGCGGGCCAGCACGGCTTTCCAGGCGGGCGTGTGCAGCCCCGCCTCGAAGGCGCTTGCGGTGCGGTCATGGTCCGACAGGATGATGTGGATGGGCCCCGGAAAGCTGCTGAGCGCCTTGGCCAGCCGGTGGCCGAGCGGCAGGATGGCCGGGCGCGGCCGGGCGCGCAGCCGGTCGAGCGTCACCCGGCTCAGCGAGCGGCCGAGGGTGCTGCCGAGGGAGGCAATCGCCGAACCCAGCGCGATTTCCCCGCGCAGCAGGCGGCCGAGCTGGCGCGGGTCGCGCAGCCGCCGGCGGTAGTGGTGCATGACGAGGCTGTTGCCGTTGTCCGCCTCGTCGATGGTCCACGGGTTCATCAGGATGAGGCCCGCAAGGCGCGGCTCGTAGGGGGCGAGCAGCCCAAGGGCCGTCGCGCCGTCGCACAGGCCATAGCCGATGCACCCCTCGACTCCGGTTTCGCGGCACAGGGCGTCGATGGCCGCCAGAATGTCCGGCCCGGCCATCTCGAAGCCGGGGTTCGTGCCGCCGCTGTCGCCCACGCCGCGCCGGTCGAAGCGCAGCGTCGGCAGCCCCTCGGCGGCGAGGCCGTTCGCCAGATCCACATGGCTGCGGTGCGGCCCGGCGCGTACCTGCACCCCGCCGCTGACGATAAGCCCGCCGATCGAGCCCGGTGTGGACTGGGCAGCCGGGTGGAGCGCGCCCACCAGCGGCTCGTCCTCGCAGGCAAAGATCAGCGGCGTGAAGGGCGGCGTGCGCGAGGCGGTCATGCGGCCTCCTGCACCATGTCGGCCACCGCGCGGGCCAGCGCCGCCGGCTCGGCGGGTTCGAAGGAATTCCACGGCGCGTCCGCCGCGATGATGCGGCGGCCATCCGCCACCGGCGCCTGCGTCTCCGCGCCGGGCGCCGTCACGTCCAGCCGGTGCACGGGCACCTGCGCCTCCGCCAGCAGCGGGGCGAGCTTCAGCGCGTTGATGCGGTTCACCAGCTGCGGGCCCATCTCATACCCCGCCACTTCGATGGTCTGGCCGTTGTCGAGCTGGGTCTGAAGGTAGCTCAGGGTGATGCGCGGTCCAATCTCCATGGACGCGGCGGAGCGGATGCGAAGCCAATGGCGCATGTGGAGCCGCCCGTCCTCGACCGGGTCCACCAGCGCAAGGGACTGGGCCTGGCACCCTTGCGCCAGCGCGTCTGCTGCGAGCAGCCCGCCGAGCCGGATGCCGACGAGGCGCACGCCAAGCCCCTGTTCCGCCAGATGCCCGGCGCAGGCCGTCAGCGCCTCGACCCAGCCTTCCCACGTCGCCTCGCGGAAGGGGAGCGGGCTGTCCCCCGTGCCCGGCAGGTCCGGCAGTAGGGAGGGGATGCCCTCGATCGCCAGCATCTGGCCGGCAAGGGCCATCAGGCGGCGGGTGCGGTTCATTTCCTCGGCGAAGGGCGGGACGAACAGCGCCGCGAAGGGGTGCCGGGGGCGCTCCGGCGCGGGCGACCGCCAGATGGCGGGCGTCAGGCCCGCCTCGGTGGGGAGAAATCGAACCTCTGGCCAGCCGGGGCGGCTCAAGCCGCCACCTTGGCGGTGAGGAATTCGGACAGGCTGCCGAAGGTCTCGAAGATATCGGCGCTCACGTCCTCATCATCGATGATGATGTCGAACCGCTCCTCCAGCGCCGTCAGCAGCGTGGCGATGGCCATGGAGTCCAGTTCGGGCAGCGCCCCCAGAAGCGGCGTGTCTGATTCCAGTCCGTCCGCCCGCGCGCCCAGATTGAGGACGCTGCCGAGCAGATCGCGCAGGCGCGCCTCGACGGCGGGATCGGACTTTGCGATAAGCTGAGCCATGGGGTTCGTTGCCTTCGGATTATATCTCGCTACGAAACCGCGCGGTTATACCCGCACGATGGTTCAACGCCAACAGCAATAGCGCAGCACAGAGCCGTTCTCTGGGGCGCCTCAGCGGAGTTCGAGACATTGTGACATCCCCGGTCCCGCCGTCTCTGCCCGGAAAACCGCCTGCCCTCCAGAAAAGGCCCGTTGATGTGCGCCTCAGCGGCCAACTGGACCGCTGGGCCGACTTCTCGTGGCAAACCACGCGGGCGTTCGGCCTCCTGCCGGGCCTGGGCTTTCACCGTTACATCCTCACTGCCGTGCCCCGTCAGGCCATGCCGGCCATGCCGCGCGGCTACACGGTGGAAACGTTGAGCGCGGCGCAATGTGCCGGAATGAATTTGGGCACGTCGCCCGAGGCCGTGGCCTATCGCCTGTCCATGGGGTGTGACGCGCTGGCCGCCTTCAACCGCAAGGACCAGCTGGTCGGCGTGTTCTGGCTCACCGCCTCCCCCTTCCGGGAGGATGAGATCGACCTATGGTATGATACGCAAGGGCAGGGGGCCTGGGACCTGGGGCTTTACGTGCCGCCCGAGCACCGGGCCACCCGCGCCTTCGCCGCCCTGTGGGCCGGGGCGGGGGCGTGGCTGGACGCGCGGGGATTGGGCTGGTCGTTCAGCAGGATAACCGATTATAACGCCGCTTCGCTTTCGGCCCATGCCCGGCTACAGGGCTGGCGATTGGGAACGGTTTGGGCAATCAGCATGGGGCAGTGGCAATTGACCGGATCATCGCTTCTGGAGCGCCCGCACTGGCACCGGGTTGGCGGCAACGCCCCGGTCATCCGCCTCGCGCCGCCGCTGAGGGCCGTATGACCCCAATTCCCGTGAGCATTGACGGCCTCCTGGCCGAAGCCGCCCGCCGCTGCCCAGGCCACCCGGCGCTCGCCGACCGCAGGCGCCAGCTCGACTATGCGGCATTCGATGCGCTGGTGAGCGCGGCGGCAAACGGCTTCCTCGCGCTGGGGCTGGCGGCGGGGGCGCGCGTCGCCGTCTATCTCGGCAAGGATGTGGAGGCGGTCGCCGCCATGCTGGGGGCTGCCCGTGCCGGGGGCGTGTTCGTGCCGGTAAACCCGGTGCTGAAAGGCCGGCAGGTGCACTACATCCTGTCCGACTGCGCGGTCGATACCCTCGTCACCTCGCCCGAGCGCTGGCGCGCGCTGGCCGACAGCGACGCGGTGCCGGAGACGGTACGCCGCGTGGTGCTGGCTGGCGGCAAGCCCGCCGATGCGGATGATGCCCGCCTCATCGGCTGGGAAGATTTCCTCGCCGCCGCGCCCCAGTCTTCGCCCGCGCCCCGCACGGCGGAGGATATGGCGGCGATCCTCTACACCTCCGGCTCCACCGGCAACCCAAAGGGCGTGGTGCTGCCCCACCGTAGCCTGGTGATGGGGGCGGTGAGCGTGGCGGAGTATCTGGGCTTGAGGCAGGATGACCGGCTGCTCGCCGTGCTCCCCCTCAGCTTCGATTATGGCCTTAACCAGATCACCTCGGCGCTCAGGGCCGGGGCGAGCGTCGTTCTGCTCGATTACCTGTTTCCGCTGGATGTGGCCAAGGCGGTGGCGAAGCACCGCATCACCGGCCTTGCGGGCGTGCCGCCGCTGTGGATGCAGCTGGCGGGCGTCACCTGGCCGGAGGAGGCGAGGGAGTCGCTTCGCTTCTTCACGAACTCGGGGGGCGCATGCCCCGGCCGCTGCTGGCGAAACTGCGGGCATTGCTGCCCAACGCCACGCCCTACCTGATGTATGGCCTGACCGAAGCCTTCCGCTCCACCTACCTCGACCCAAGGGAAGTCGACCGGCGGCCCGAGTCCATCGGCAAGGCGGTGCCCTTCGCCGAGGTGCTGGCGGTGCGGCCGGACGGGCAGGAGACGGCCCCCGGCGAGCCCGGCGAGCTGGTGCACGTGGGGCCGTTCGTGGCGCTGGGCTATTGGGGCGACCCAAGGCGCACGGCCCAACGCTTCAAACCTGCCCCGCCCTGCTCCCGCACGGCGCAGCCGGGCGCGCTGGCCGTGTGGTCCGGCGACATGGTGGTGCGAGACGAAGAGGGCTTCCTCACCTTCGTCGGCCGCAACGATGAAATGATCAAGACCTCCGGCTATCGCGTCAGCCCCACGGAGGTGGAGGAGGCGCTCTATGCCTCCGGCCTCGTCGCCGAGGCGGTGGCCGTCGGCGTGCCTGATGACAGGCTGGGGCAGGCCATCGTCGTCATCGCCGCGCCCGCGGGCGATGACCCCGAACCCACCGAAGCGGTGCTCGACTTTTGCCGTCGGGAAATGCCGGGCTACATGGTGCCTGCCCGGATCATCTGGCGGGAGGCGTTGCCGCGCAACGCCAACGGCAAGCTGGACCGGGCGAGCTTGAGCGCCAGTCTGGTGGAGTCGTCGAGGCAGCGTTTGGAGGAGACCGGGGCATGACCGCGCCCGCAAGTTCTGGGGTCGCGCCCGCGCATGGGGAGCAGCGCTATTGGCCGGAGGGCTTCGGCGTTACGCCCGGCGGCGTGCTGACGGTTGGCGGTCGCCCCGTCACCCACTGGATCGAGGAGGCCGGGGGCACGCCCCTGTTCCTCTACGACAGCGCGCTCATTGCGCGCCGCATCGAGCAGTTGCGCGCCGCCCTGCCGGAGCGGGTTCATCTGCACTACGCCATCAAGGCCAACCCCATGCCGGATGTGGTGGGCTTCATCGCGCCGCTGGTGGACGGGCTCGACATCGCCTCCGCCGGGGAACTGGAGATCGCGCTCAGCGCCGGCATGGAGCCGCGCCATATCAGCTTCGCCGGGCCCGGCAAGCGCGATGCGGAGCTGGCCGCCGCCATCGTTGCGGGCGTTGTCGTCAATCTGGAATCGGAAGGCGAGATGCGCCGCCTCGCCCGGCTGGCGAAGCAGCTGGGCAAGCCGGCTTCTGCCGCCGTGCGCGTGAACCCGGACTTCGAGCTGAAGGGCTCGGGGATGCGAATGGGCGGCGGGGCCAAGCCGTTTGGCGTCGATGCCGAGCGGGTGCCCGCCATGCTGGCGGAGCTGGGGCAACTCGGCCTTCAGTTCGAAGGCTTCCACATCTTCACCGGTTCGCAAAACCTCTCCGCCACCGCGCTCATCGAGGCGCAGGACAAGGCGCTCACCCTTGCCGCCGAGCTGGCTCGCCATGCGCCGCGCCCGCCCCGTTTCGTCAACATCGGCGGCGGCTTCGGTATTCCCTACGCGCCTGCGGATAAGCCCCTCGATTTAGCTGCGGTGGGCGCCGCTCTTTCTGCACGGCTTGACCGGCTGGACGTGGAAATCGCAGATAGCGAAATCATCATCGAGCTCGGTCGCTACATCGTGGGCGAGGCCGGAGTTTATCTGACGCAAGTGATCGACCGGAAAGTGTCCCATGGCGAGGTATTCCTCATTACCGATGGCGGGCTGCACCATCAGCTGGCCGCCAGCGGCAACTTCGGGCAGGTCATCCGAAGGAACTATCCAGTGGCGGTCGCTACACGCTTCAGTGCTTCACCAGAAGAGACTGCGACAATTGTTGGTTGTCTGTGCACGCCGCTTGACCGCCTGGCCGAGAAGATCCAGGTTCCCGTCGTGGAACCCGGTGAGGTCATTGGCGTTTTTCTCGCGGGTGCCTATGGCTTGACCGCAAGCCCGGTCCGATTCCTGGGGCATCCGGAACCTGCCGAGCGATTGGTTTGATCGCGGCGGCACTTGAACAGGGTCACCAATTGGATCCACGCTAGGGGTTCTATGCTTTCTCTCAAAGCGGGCAATGCATTGGAACTAGGTGATTCTCATTGCGCCCGGCCCGCCGAGCCCATAGTTTGCAGCTCTGGAGTTTTAGGTGGTGCAATAGCGCAGGGTCTGCGCCGGCAAAGTGGCAGGCCGCTGTCGGGGCGGTTGCTGTTCGCAAGGGGGTAACAACCGTGACGTCATCCTATCTTAAATTTGCTGGTCTTGTGTCGTGTCTCGCGTTGGCATTGGCAGGCTGTTCCTCGGGCTCGTCCGGCGAGCTGCCTTCCGCCCAGTTCGTGTCGCCGGCCGAGGGGCCAGGGCCGGATTACATCATCGGCCCGATGGATTCGCTCAGCATCTTCGTGTGGCGCAATCCGGAGCTGTCCACCGGCGTGACCGTGCGGCCTGACGGGCGGATTACCGTGCCGCTCATCGACGACCTTCCGGCCACCGGCAAGACGCCGACCCAGCTGGCCAAGGACATCGAGGAGCAGCTGAAGAATTACATTCAGAACCCGCTGGTCTCGATCATCGTCACCGGGTTCCAGGGGCCGTTCGCGCAGCAGGGTGCGCGTGGTGGGCGAGGCGGCCAACCCGCAGGCCATCCCGTACCGGGCGAACATGACCCTGCTTGATGTAATGATTGCGGTCGGCGGCTTGACCGACTACGCCTCGGGCAACCGGGCGCGCCTGGTTCGCTTCGACAAGGCGACCGGCAAGCAGAAAGAGTACGAGGTGAAGATCGAGAACCTCATCAAGGACGGCGACACCTCGGCCAACGTGCGAATCGAGCCGGGCGACGTGATCATCATTCCTGAGGGCTTCTTCTGATCCGGT from Pedomonas mirosovicensis includes these protein-coding regions:
- a CDS encoding acyl carrier protein, with translation MAQLIAKSDPAVEARLRDLLGSVLNLGARADGLESDTPLLGALPELDSMAIATLLTALEERFDIIIDDEDVSADIFETFGSLSEFLTAKVAA
- a CDS encoding hydrolase 1, exosortase A system-associated produces the protein MTASRTPPFTPLIFACEDEPLVGALHPAAQSTPGSIGGLIVSGGVQVRAGPHRSHVDLANGLAAEGLPTLRFDRRGVGDSGGTNPGFEMAGPDILAAIDALCRETGVEGCIGYGLCDGATALGLLAPYEPRLAGLILMNPWTIDEADNGNSLVMHHYRRRLRDPRQLGRLLRGEIALGSAIASLGSTLGRSLSRVTLDRLRARPRPAILPLGHRLAKALSSFPGPIHIILSDHDRTASAFEAGLHTPAWKAVLARPNVTVQRIGGADHTCSPATAKAAFLRECRAAAKAMAAREAIPA
- a CDS encoding AMP-binding enzyme; the encoded protein is MIKTSGYRVSPTEVEEALYASGLVAEAVAVGVPDDRLGQAIVVIAAPAGDDPEPTEAVLDFCRREMPGYMVPARIIWREALPRNANGKLDRASLSASLVESSRQRLEETGA
- a CDS encoding putative O-glycosylation ligase, exosortase A system-associated yields the protein MGSLFVAIVVMAVVPLIFKRAFVGVLAWSWLSFMYPHRLVYGFATRFPFLDVVAGSTILSALFSRDKKRFPAHPVLIPFILYALWVCITTVFAADVELAAGKLSNVMKAMLLGLMVPILITTRHRMIALMMAIGGSFGFYALKGGAFTLATGGQFNVMGPMGTFIQDRNDLALALVMCVPLFRYLHIHAPHKILRLGALGLMLGASVAVIGSQSRGGLIAIALVGLWLILTSRHRFGLLCAAGIMVVFTISFMPDSWRERMETVETYQEDGSAMGRLHMWRYGIELADNHPLGIGFRAYKNRAVAAGYLPQGIKLRASHSIYFEVLGEHGYVGLFLFLFLYAAAFFSFWDTRRKARRNGLYWAADLASMMQASLVAYAIGGAFLEVASFDLAFQIVGISMALGLIVQETLKEREAAKAPAPVPFGLRRPQPVGQLAATRQGPAA
- a CDS encoding pyridoxal-dependent decarboxylase, exosortase A system-associated, translated to MTAPASSGVAPAHGEQRYWPEGFGVTPGGVLTVGGRPVTHWIEEAGGTPLFLYDSALIARRIEQLRAALPERVHLHYAIKANPMPDVVGFIAPLVDGLDIASAGELEIALSAGMEPRHISFAGPGKRDAELAAAIVAGVVVNLESEGEMRRLARLAKQLGKPASAAVRVNPDFELKGSGMRMGGGAKPFGVDAERVPAMLAELGQLGLQFEGFHIFTGSQNLSATALIEAQDKALTLAAELARHAPRPPRFVNIGGGFGIPYAPADKPLDLAAVGAALSARLDRLDVEIADSEIIIELGRYIVGEAGVYLTQVIDRKVSHGEVFLITDGGLHHQLAASGNFGQVIRRNYPVAVATRFSASPEETATIVGCLCTPLDRLAEKIQVPVVEPGEVIGVFLAGAYGLTASPVRFLGHPEPAERLV